AACAGCCGATTTTCTGGCATGACATGCTGGATAAATGCCCGCCAGAGGAACTGGCTAAGCTGGATCAGCGAAGTGTCGCCATGATCTGGATCTACAACGGGCGCAATATCGAAGCGGAGGTTACTTCGCATGCCAATAAATTCAGGGCGCTCGGCATTGAAGTGATGGGAGCGCCAGCAGTCCGCAGCTTTGATTGGGCTGAGCATCAGAATTATCCAGTACTGCCGAACCGGACGGACAACTTGCTCCAGTGGGCAGAGACAGCCGACAAGTTGAAGCTTGGCTGCGTGGTTGCTACCAACTGGACGGGGCCTTTCAGCCTCGGTGTTCCGTATGGTATTTTTGAAACCACTTGGTATCCCATGCTGCTGCACGCGGATTTGGCCTGGAACCGCAAAGCGAATACCTCCACCTTCATCGACCGGTTTCTGGAACGGTTTCATGGCATCAATCCTGTTACCGGACACAACCTTCTCGGCAATTACAGGGTAGAGGATTATTATGATGTGATCTGGAAGCTGATGGACGAAGTGCGCGAGCATAAGGAAGAAGCGGAACTGATCGCGATTATGCATGATTTTGAGGTGGCGACAGATCGTTCGAGGGCGATCCATAAGTACGCTTACCGCTGGGAGCTGTATCCCGGAGACGATGCGGAGTGGCGCTCACTCCAAAACAACTATACGAGAAACCGCCGCGGGCGTGAGGGTGTCCTGCCTCGGATGAAGGCTGCGCTGGAGCGTTACCAGCCCTCTGATATGGCGGAGCATTTTGTGAAATCCAGGTTCTATCTGCATGATTATCTCGAGCGTACGCTTTATCAAGAGCTGGGTCTGAACGCAATCCATCCACCAGTTGATCTGACGGCAATGAGCCTGGAAGACAAAATTGCCCTGATGTGCGTAGTAGGCACACCATCGACTCGAGCCGAGCCGGAGTTTCGCGGCAGAATGGCACAGCACCGATTCGGGGGCATCGGCATCTTTCCCCATAATATTGAGAGCGAGCAGCAGACACATGCGCTGCTTGCAGAAGTGAAGAACATAGCCGAAGGTAACGGAAGCCCTATGCCTTATTATGTTTCGGTAGATGAAGAGGGCGGCACCTTGTCCAAGTTTAAGTCCTTTTTTCCCTATATCCCTGGCAACCGGGCAGTCGGGTTAAGTGAAGATCCGGAAGCCGCTCGTTTGCTCGGTAAAATCATTGGCAGTGAGCTGCACGCCCTTGGCATCCCCATGAACTGGGCACCTGTGCTGGATGTGAACACGAATATAGACAATCCGGTTGTGGGTGTTCGCTCCTTTGGAGAGGACCCGCAGCTGGTGGCCCAATTCGGCGTAGCCTATATCCAGGGGATGCATGAAGCGGGTGTGGCCGTGACAGCAAAGCATTTTCCCGGGCATGGGCAAGTGAGCGGAGATTCGCATATTGTTCTGCCTGAATGTGAGCTGACGATTGAACAGTTGATGGGGGGGCCGTTGCTTCCCTTTGTTGAGGCAATTCAAGCTGGTGCGGATTCAATCATGATGGGGCATCTGGTGTTTCCCAACATTCCGGAATCCGGCGGACTTCCAGCCTCACTCAGTCCTTTTTTTGCCACGGAACTGCTGCGGAAACGGTTGGGCTATACGGGGGTGATCTGCACCGATGATATTGAAATGGGGGCCATTCGCAAAAACTTCAGCCCGGAAGACGTGGGTGTGCTGGCTGTTCAGGCGGGGAACGATATGATCCTGATGTGCCATACGCCGGAGTTTCAGAGCCGGGTCATCGCGGGTATTCTGGCCGCTGTAAGGGATGGGCGAATCAATGAGGAGCAAATCGACGAATCGGTTCTTCGTATTCGGCAGCTGTATGACCAATTCCGGCAGTACCAAGCGGCTGCAGAGCCGATTCCCAGAGAGCAGTGGGGAGAGGCGGCCCTGATGCTGGCTCGTATGACCGTGAAAGTTAGCCGAGACCCGCAGGGCCTGATGCCACTCAAGGCTTCCATGAAATATTTGCTGATACTGCCGTTGCAGGAGCAGTTGACTCAGGCAGATAATAGTGGTTCTGCGGAGATCCGGTTAGCCTTCCTATTGAAGGATGAAGGCTTGGCTGTGGAAACATGCTACTGTGCAATGAAGCCGGATGCCGAGCAGATAAAATCTCTGGTATTGCAAGCTTCTGATGCGGATGTCGTTATCCAGGGCACCTTTAATGCCCATCTATTCACAGGTCAACTGGAACTGGCGATGGCCTTGGCTGCGGTTAAGCCACTGCTAAATCTGGTGCTGCGCAATCCCTATGATGATGCCGCACTGCCGCAGACAGCCGGATGCATTCTGCTGTGTTCAACCTCCGATTACTCACTGAGGGCACTGGTGGAGTGCATGACAGACTCGAAGTGATTTGTCAGTGATGAGCTGTTCAACAGGGCAATGAAATTATCCAAAAGCTCAAAAGCTCAAAAGCTCAAAAGCTCGTATGCATTTGCCAACCTTCATTCTTACAAGTGATCTAGCTTGAAAGTCAAAGATAAAAGATAGAGCATGAAAAACCGAAAAGCCTGCTACTTTGCGGGCTTTTGTCAATCTTAAGTTTGATGCTCTTCCCTATGAATAGATTTTCATCATTTCTCCGAATTCTAGCGTCTTCTTTTCAAAAAAAGTTTTATACATCCTCACCTATAGCAATCGTTTATAGCTGTCTTATGACAAGAGGCTTTCTCGACATCATCCATGCTGCAATCAGCAAGGCGAGCGCCACCAATATTCCGGATTCTCCAGTCCATAGCAGAACGTTCTTGCCACTGGAAGAGATATCGAAGGCATCCTGGATCACGGCATTCCAACAGGCATGGAGGAGAATCGCAGGCCATATGCTGCCCGTTGTTAAGCGCAAGCGGCTGATCAGATAACTGAAAGAGGTCACTGAAATCATAAACAGGATAACCGATAAGGCCGGATACGGACCGGAATAATAATTTGCAAAAAGCATTACGGGAAGGTGCCAGACCCCCCAAATAATTCCGCTCGTCAGCACGGGTCTGGGTATACGGGCGTCGATTAGTCGAGTGAGCATATAGCCTCTCCATCCGAGCTCCTCTCCTGAACTGCTGATTATACCGATTGCAGTACCCGCAATCATTTGAAAAAGTATCGTTCCTGCAAGGATAACACCAGATGGACCCTCAATGAATGAGTCTGGTGTAACATACTGAACAAGTCCCGTAACCCATGCGATTCCATAAGCAAATAAACCAATGACGACTGGAAAAAGCAAGATGAAAGGCAACGACTTCAGTGTCTGCTTCCCACCAATCCGCAGGGAAATATCCGAGATGCCTTCACGCAGCACGATACGGGCGAAGATGGAGGACAAGCCAGGTGTCCACATGAGAAGCAGGCCGAAAATAGGTGCTTTCGTAATCAGTACATAACTGAGGATGGAGAGCGGGATGAGCATGGCAAAGAAAACGAGCAGTCCTCGCCTGGCTTTTTGAATAAGAACCTTTTCCTCCTCTGAATTCAAGCTGGGCATGGTGCTAAAATTTGTGCTCATTGTGATAGCTCCTTTAATCAAAATATGTATGTCGCTTTGCAGTATAACAGTGGATCTATCCTGATCAGAACAAACTCAAGCCCAGTCTTTGTCCAAGACCCTAGCCCAGGGAGGAAAGGACTAAAGTATAGTGACGTTTTTTTAAAATGAAGTGAATTTAAGCCATTTTAAAGCCCTTTTTATAAAATGTTAACTTCCTTAGCAGCACAAAGAGCACGTTTCAAACGCGCTCTTTATGTTTGTTCTTCTCTGGTTGTCACGGAAATTCTTTTTAATTCTGTTGGAATTTCGATTAAGCGTTTATATCCGTAATTGCCGGCATATTAATTTCTTTTACACAGGCTGCATTGGACAGGCTGACGATGCATTTTACGATAGAAACCATATCCTGAAGAGGGATGCGTGTACCATTATATTCGGAAAGAGCGCGGTCAATGCCATCTTTATATGGAACTTCGGCTGCGAGTTCTCCCGGGTTGATACACGTAACCGCAATCCGGTCTTTTCTTGTATGTTCTCTCAAGGCTTCTGTAACTCCACGAATGGCAAATTTGGAGGCGACAAAAGAAACTTGAGTACTGTTCGCATTGTTCAGACCTGCAGTCGAGCCAATAAGAATGATTTTTCCAGCTGTTGATTGCCTGAGGTGGGGTAATAATGCCTGAATACAAACAATAGCGGATGTTACATTCACATGAATCAGATTACTGATCTCGGCGGGGGTGTCCTTATCGAACGTATAGTGGTCCTCGAACCCCTCTTTTTCCCAAATGCCCACATTGTAAATGAGAACATCTAAAGTCTCGTTCTGAAGCGCATCGCAGATCTGTTCGGATGCATGGAGATCAGACAGATCTGCCTGTATCCATATGCGTTCCACGCCATCCTCCAGCTTCAAGTTATCAGGTTTTGTGCGAGATACAATCCAGACTTTATCACCTTGCTCAGGTACACCCCTGACAAATGCATCTCCTAACCCTTTGCTGGCACCAAATACAAGATAGTTTTTCAATTTAATTGCTCCTTCTTCTCAAAGTGTCAGCCTATAGGTACGAGCTCAAAAAGTAGGCTCTTTATTTTTCCAATAGTATAATGTCTTCTCCTTGTTGTTGCCTTAATGCGATATTTTCCCGCCCCCATGTGCACATCACATCCACGATCTTGTTGGCAGTTACTCCATACTCTGTAAGGCTGTATTCGACTTTGGGCGGCATCTGTTGGTAAACATGTCTTCTGACAAGGCCATCGCTCTCAAGCTCGCGTAATTGCTGGATCAGGACCTTTTGCGAGATACCGTCTATACTGCGCTGCAACTCCCCTGTCCTTTTCACACCGGACATTAATAAACATATGATTAGCGCTTTCCATTTGCCGCCAATAATTTCGAGTGTCGCTTCGATTCCCAGGTTATATTGCTTCATGACATATCACCTCGTTTATGTTACATCTTGCGGATGTGGTATAACTAGTTATTTTCTCACAATAAGGCTGATGAAGTCCATACACACTTTGAAGTAACCATCTTACTTTCGGGTGTGTATTTTCTTTTTTTCAGCCTTATATGATAATGGCCATATTCAAAAAAAGCCTATAGCTGAACCTTATAAATTGAACAGAACATTTACACGAGAACGGAGAGGACAGAAATAACCTGAAGAAGCGGAGCGTTCGCCTTTATCCCCGGATTTTCCCCTTTTGAAAAGGGAATCAAAAAATCTGGGGATAACAGCGATCGGAAGGTTGTTCTGTCATCGGAGTGGCAAGTGTCAAAATTCTTTAGTTCAATTTATATAGAAAGGAATGTTAATCATGAAAACACTCGTCATTCTGGCGCATCCCAATATAGAGGTTTCAAGAGTAAATCAACGCTGGAAAAAGGAGCTGTTGCAACACTCTGATATTACAATTCATGAGATTTATAAAACCTATCCTGATTGGAACATCGATGTATCCAGAGAACAAAAGTTACTCGAAGCATATGATCATATTATTTTGCAGTTTCCGTTATATTGGTACAGCTATCCACCTTTGTTGAAAAAGTGGTTAGATGATGTGTTTACTTACGGATGGGCGTATGGATCCACAGGTAACAAGCTGCATGGGAAAAAGATGGGTTTGGCCATGTCTATTGGCGATAAGAAGGAAAATTACACGCAGGGTGGCTCCGTGTCCTTTACTGTAGATGAGGTGGTTACGCCTTTTAAAGCCAGCATAAATCATGTTGGCGCCGCAGCGTTACCGTATTTTGCAGTCTTTGGTGCCTCATTTCAAGCTACCGATGAAGAAATTAACCAAAGCGCACAAGATTATATCCGTTATATCTATGAGTATCAGAACGAAGTGGGGAATCTATCGATTTAAACAGAGCGATGCAGTCGTTAAAATAAGTTATAATTCAGAACGGTGCAAACGGGAGCAAAAAAACGTGTGTCAGATGGATTAAACCTAAATAACTATGAAAAGGGCTGTCTCAAAAGTCATGAGCATGACTTTTGGGACAGCCCTTTTGACACGAAAATACCAGACTACACAAGGCTGGTTTGTTGTATAAAGCTATATTAAATCATCTTTTTGTTCCCGATTGTTGGAAAAGGTTCTTTTGAGTTCTTGTAATAAATAAATGAAATGGTCTCCCACTCATCCCTCATCATATTCATGTTACCCCTTTGTTTAAACGCAAGATTACAAAGTTCATATATTGTTTCTTGCCTTAATCTTATATGTCCTATGAATAATGGTGAATTGACGCCTGTCTTTTGTCCACACCGCTGCTTTAATGTTTGAATATTACTATTCATGTGAGCTTAAGAGAGTAAGAGGTTCATAAAAAGGTGGGATGGGGAAGATGGCTATTTTATCAACTGGGCCGATTGAAAACAATCCGGTTTCTGGTGTTAGACCGACACAACAGGTAACGATTAGATTGGTAAGTCGAACTGCTGTAGACTCTGTAACAGTATCCGTTCAGGGGTATGTGCTGAGCACAACAAGAACGCTGTATGTGAGTGAAATGATCAGTATTGCACCTAACGAAGCACTGACCAGAAATTATTTTGCAGACTTAGATGCTTTTGAATTTGTTTTTGAAACCAGTACAGAAGGTGCGGAAGAAGTAGGAATCTCAGTATGGGGCAAACAAGCGTCGGGACAATTGGTAGATGCACACCGGGTGGTGGAGCACGAAAAAACAGTTCAAAACATCTAGCAGATAAAATTTACTCAAAAGAAAGGGGAGAGTAACGATGAGCTTTTTATCAACAGGGCCGATTGAAAATAATCCTGTTAGTGGTGTAAGACCGACTCAGTCAGTTACGATCAAATTAGATAACCGCAGTGATGTGGCTACCTCAACCATACAAATACAAGGGTATTACATGAGTGGTGGAATGAGAGTTCTGTATATCAGTGAGACTTTTGACCTTGCACCCAATCAGGTAATAACCAACAACTACTTTGCCAATCTGGATGCCTTCGAGTTTACTTTTACAACAACAGCGACGATTAATGATCCTATTCAAGTATCAGTTTGGGGTAAGAGCAGCACAGGCTCTTTGGTAACAGCCCATCGTTTGGTTTCTTCCGAATTGCTAGGCGAAATCCCAAGCATTACTGGGGCCACAGGAGCAACGGGAGCAACAGGCACCGCAGGTACAACTGGAGCAACGGGAGCAACAGGTACAGCAGGTACAACCGGAGCAACAGGAGCGACAGGTACAGCAGGTGTAACCGGGGTAACGGGAGCAACAGGTACAGCAGGTACGACTGGAGTAACGGGAGCAACAGGCACCGCAGGTACAACCGGAGTAACGGGAGCAACAGGCACCGCAGGTACGACCGGAGCAACGGGAGCGACAGGTACAGCAGGTGTAACCGGGGTAACGGGAGCAACAGGCACCGCAGGTACGACCGGGGTAACAGGAGCAACGGGTACAGCAGGTACAACTGGTGTAACGGGAGCGACAGGTACAGCAGGTGTAACCGGGGTAACGGGAGCAACAGGCACCGCAGGTACGACCGGGGTAACAGGAGCAACGGGTACAGCAGGTACAACCGGAGTAACGGGAACAACAGGCACCGCAGGTACGACCGGAGCAACGGGAGCGACAGGCACCGCAGGTGTAACCGGGGCTACTGGTGCGACAGGTTCTGGAGCAATTATTCCTTATGCATCAGGACTTCCGGTTGCGTTGACTACGGTATTGGGCGGCCTTCTGAATACCTCCAGTTTAGTTGGTTTTGGCAACAGTGCTACAGGGGTAAGTGTTAATGGAGGAATTATTGATCTCACAGGCGCTGCTGGAACGTTGCTTAACTTTGCTTTCTCCGCATCGCGTACAGGAACGATTACTTCACTGGCTGCATATTTCAGCACGACAGCCGGACTGAGCTTGGTTGGATCTACAGTAACCATAACTGCACAATTATTCCGCTCCACTACACCGAATAACTCCTTTACAGCTGTACCTGGTGCATTGGTCACTTTGGCTCCCCCACTCACCGGAATTCTGGCACTGGGCACAATATCCAGCGGATTGACTACAGGACTGAGCATTCCGGTAGCCGCAGGTGACCGCCTGCTTATGGTCTTCTCGGCATCTGTAACAGCCGGAGTTGATGTGGCTACAACCATAGCCGGATATGCAAGCGGCGGTCTGACCATCACTTAACGGAAAATTATATATCAAGTTGTTAAACAGGGACCTTTATCATGTTGATGAGAGGTCCCTGTTTATATGTGATTACACCGGTAAAAGGATAGCTACACATGTTACCATAGATTAGTATGACCGCTTTTAGGACAGGTTGGTAACAGTCTGGCACTCTTAACCTATCCAAAAGGAGACGTATATAAAATTGGGTTGGGTGGGAGAACGAATAAGTCTGATGAGCGCCGTGTTCATAGTCTTCCAAAGGTTACGATCAATGCCAGAACCATAAAAAAGAGATTCACGCCAAGCTCCCGATACTCACTGCGCCGAATATGAAACAGCATCCCAAGAAACGTGACCGCTGCCAGAGCCATTGCGGCGATCGGCGTAAGCAGCGGAGCTATGTTCAGCGCCCACGGCAAAACGAGGCCCAACGCTCCGAGCAGCTCCGCAATTCCGATCAGAACAACCAGACTTTTTGGCACATCATCGACCCAGGCCCACATCTTTTTTGATGACTCGATACGAATGGTTTTCATCCATCCCGAATATACAAAGCCTGCCGCCAATATGATTTGTATGATCCATAACGTTATATCCATCGTTTCTTTTCCCCTCACTTGTTCAATTTTGATGTCTGCCTCTATACTAAAGTGAGAAAGTCCAATCAGGAAGTAGGCACTTAAACCTAACCAGGTAACCAAAAGTAAACCCTCGTATGACTAGAAAGTGAGGAATGCAAATGACGGTGTATTGCAAATTTGGAACGGCGCTGGATATCCTTACGGGCAAATGGAAATCTTTAATTCTTCTTCGCCTGCTAAGCAATAGCACAATGCGGTTCAGCGAATTACAAAAAGCCATTCCCGATATTTCGAAAAAGATGTTAGCCCAGCAGTTGAAAGAACTGGAGTATCATGATATTGTGCATCGCGAAGTGTATGCGCAGGTTCCTCCAAAGGTTGAATACTCGATTACGGAGTACGGACAGCTTATGAAACCTGTGCTTCAGACAATGAGCGACTGGGGAGCAGGGCATGTGCAGCATATGGAGAAGCTGCACGGCGAAGCAGGGCCAAACCCTTCCGAACTTCGGAAAATCGATTCCTTGGGGTAAACATTCGGGTATGAAGCGCATGGCAAAAAAAAGCCCGTAAAGATCACGGGCTTTTCCTTTTATACATATGCAAATAAACAAAAACAAACGCTTAATCTTCTCGTCCCTTCTGTTAGCTACCGGATTGTTGACTTGCTGATCCAGTTATTTCAGCTTTTTTGCACCTCTGCATGTTTGCAGTCATCAGCAGTTGGCACTTCCAGACTAACCATTCACCATTCATCTACCTGTGAATCTCGCCAGCAGATTTGGCACCTTGATTCTCAAGCCACGGGATCAGTTCAACCCATCTATGTCGTTTGGCTGTGTCCAGTGGAGTCATTCCAACCCAGGTGGCTATCCAGTTCAGTTCGGCGCCTCGGTTAAGCAGGTATTCGGCTGTTTCTCTGCGACCTCCATGGCAAGCACACCAGAAGGCAACGGTTACTGCATCGGGAGGAGAAGGGGAGGTGCTTGTTCCCCAAGGATAACGTTCTGGGAGTTGGACGCCTTTAAAATGTTCTTGCAGGGCGTGAATATTTCCAAGGGCGGCTGCATGCCAAAGGGCAAAGGTCGCACCGCGCTTAACCAAGCGCCGAGCTGCATCCCATTGTGCGAAAGCAATAGCATCGTCCAGCGGTGTGCCTCCGGCGATGACTGCGCCAGGGGCTTCAATGTCTGCGCCAGCATCAAGAAGGGCATCGAGTACTTGGACGTCATTGGAGCTTGCAGCCCAGTGCAAAGGTGTCTCGATGTTTGGACCGACAAAAGGAGCGTTCACTTCCGCACCGAACCTGGTCAGTACTCGCACGGTATCCGCTCCATTAGGGAAGTGCCCCGGCCAATCCGTTACCACGTGCAGCAGCGTTCGAGAGATTCTGGAATCTGAATCTACGTTGTCAGGCTTTCTCTCCAATATTTTTACTTTTGCCAATCCCGGATTCTGTGTCAACAGTTGCTTTAATGATGGAATATCTCCAGTGTGAATGGCTTGAATAACGCTCATTGCAAGTCTTTCGTCTTCGTAAATAAATTCCATGCTCCAATCTCCTTCCAGGCTTATATCCATATTCATGTTTATTGGTCAAGCATCTGAACTGCGCATCTGGTATGATACTCCGCGAGACCTCTAGCAAATTGCTGATCGGGGAATTGTCTGTGAAGCAGTTTCAATCCTCCTGATATCAGGGACAAATGATGGCAAAATCGATAAAATGTCATCCGCTCAGGGTCGAGATCGTTACTTTTCAAGTGATGATAAAATTTTCCAAATCGAAACTCCAGAAAGCTATGCTCATGTTCGAGATCGAAAAATCCTGCGCCATCAATATCGATAAGGCATGGTTGCATCGCAGAATCTATCCATATATGATCCGGACCTAGCTCCCCATGGATGAAACTATAGAGATCTCTCGGTTGAATGGCTGCTTCCAATTCGTAAAGTTTCTCAAGCAGCCTTTCGTCATTTTTCCTTATATCTGACATGTGCCTGGATGCATAGGATAAGGCTGTTTCGGCATCCAACCGCTTGACTTTGTAGCAAGGCTCAGCCTTTTTTCTGTTATCGTTGGCGTTTCCATAAACGTTTCTTTGGATGTTATGCATGTTGGACAACATATCCCTGATCCGTTGAAACAACGCATCTCGATCTTTGTGATTTTTATGCTGGAAATAGGCTTCGGCTTTCTGTCCATCTACGTACTCAACAAGAGCAAAATCATAAGCGTGCCGGCCTCTATCGTTATTCAGATCATATAAGGTTGGTGTTCGAATTCCATGTTGAGCGAGAAAGCGAGTATTTAAAGAGAAAATTTCGCTGCCATAGGCACTGTGGAACGTGGGCTCATTCAAGATCTCTTCCTGAAAATAGTTGCTGGAAATATCCCAAACGTACAGCATACAAGTAAAACCATTCTTGCAGTCAAGTTTGTAAATTACTTTTTGTGCGCCGCCATGAATTCTTGCGCTCTGCGTTATGTGGTAACCGGAGCCAAATACATTGTACACATAACCCTGTAATTCTTCACGAGTAAGATGGTTGTTGGACATCATTGATATATACTCCGTTTCATCTGTAGTTTGCCGGCCAGCAACCTAAATATATAGAACATTTTTCCAAAAATATAGACTGTTTCTTTTCGATCTGTTAAAGTGTTGATTAAGGTCTGTATATTCATATGTACATCAAAGCAAGGGGCCGGGTACTCATGTTAGTGAGTGACCCGGCCCCTATTTTGCATGCAAATTGACTCTCAATCTACATCGATTAAGACACTTCGATTATGTTGTATTCCCTACTAATCGAACTTAAACCTCTTAAAATGTACAATGGATGAAAAGCACTTCATTTGGAAAGGAGACATCATTCTTTGAACTATTATTTTCTGGAATCTCAATATCCACGTAGAGGGTTTATTAGTGGTGGAACGACCTTCACTCCCCAATTAGATATGAATTATGTGGCGATAGAGAATCCGTTGCCAGAGGGGACAACCGCAGAGGTTGAGCTACTGTCTTCGGTGCGCAACCTGAATGTAGATTATTTCGAGACGATCACAGGAACAAGACACGTATCAGATCGTTTTAAAACGCTGTTGGAGGAAACGAAAACAAACACCCAGTTTATTCCGACAACGGTGTGTTACCACGACGGTCGTTCGGTTGAAAAAACCTATTGGACTGCACATCAGCTTGACCGTTTGGATGTTTTTGATTATGAACGATCGGAATATGGGCGCAAAGCGGTCATTGCTGCATCTGTACGACAGCCTCCACGTAAGATCGTCAAAGTTGTATCTCGCATCTGCCTTCATGAAGAGCAAATTGGCGAGCATGAATTTTTTATGCTGAATTATATCAATATCTTCAAACCCATTGTTTCAAAAGATTTTTACGAAGTATGCCGAAAACATAAGCTGAATCTAAACGTTACAGCAGTCGGAGATGTAAGCCCCTAAAATACATGGATACAATGAAAGCACAAAGAAGAAAGCATCTAACGCGGGCTTCTTTGTGCTTTATTTTTCCCCGGTAGCCACCGGATTCTCCTCATAACTTATCCAGTCGCTCCTGCTGCAGATTGGATTCTGCTAAGCTTTGGCAAGCTAACTTAACTCCCCGATCTGTGTGTCATGCTTTCCTTCAACGTATAATCCAATTGATATAGTCTTGTATCATTTCTTTGCTTCGTGTTCGATTTATCTTATGCGGCTCTAGATACAAATTGAGAGCCATCCCATTCATAAAGGCATACAGTTTTTCTTGTTCCTTCTCTTCATCGGTAGTGCGCAGAAGACCTTCATTTTTCAAGTACATAATGCAGTTCCTGATTGCGTTTTGCAGGTCCTCATAATTGGAATCGAACCCTTTTTGCGTTTTTCCATAGCTTACAAATGCAAACCAAACCTCCATTTCCAATAATGTTTGTTCATCAGTCGGCACTAGCTCGAGCAAGTATTCAACAATTCTTTCTTGAGGCGCCAGTTCTCTTGCATTCAGATTGCTCAGCCGAGTAAGTACCTTTTCTTTAACTAACTCCATTGCAAATGCTAGCAGGCTCTCTTGTTTGGAAAAATAATGTCTTAAAGCGCCTTGTGATAGTCCGGCCTCCTTCGCAATCGTTCTTGACGTTGCATGATGAATGCCTTGCTCACTAATGATTTTCCAAGTAGCTTCAGCAATAATATTCTTCATTTTCTCATGGTCCACGATTTTTGGCATACACACAGAATATCATATTATTTAACTCAACTGAAATAAATAGACGTTGAAGATGGGATGTGCTAGAGTTTATTTAACTCAATTGAATTAAAAAAAGCAAAGGCGACATACCACTCAAAGGAGGGGAATTGGAATGAATCACCAATTCAAAGTAATGTTTCCAGGATGGGGAAAGGCAATCGGCCTATTGTGCATGATCATTATATTTGCTGCTGTATTATGGTTGGTATGGACCGGAAACTTGAATATAAGGTACACAGCCGATCGTGAGGAAGTGATTCCAATATGGCATAGTATATTGCCGGCATTCCTTGGCATTTTTCTAATCCGTATGATTCCTTATGAAAGTCAAAGTCAAGATCCCTCGTCTTACCAACAAATGGAGAAAAAGCACTTGGTCGTTCAATCGATTGTATTATTGCTGTCAGGCGTTTTATTTACGGCTCCTCTTATCATGTTGGACCAGCATGGGTTACATTTCGAGCTATATTATTTGACGTTCAAGTTGACGACACTATTGTTCATCCCGTTGATTTTATTGCTGGTTTATCGCAAAATGACTGGCGGGCAACAAGACATGATCTCGAAAAAGCCTCGCTCTCGCGGACACGTCATTGCACCACTGATCGTTATTGTGGTCTGGTGTTATCTAAAGTTCTATTCCCCAATTGCACAACCAGAAGGAGCAATCGAAGCAACCAATATGACAGAATTACTTCTCTTGGTGTTGATAGGTTTTATGATCAATAGCGTATTGG
Above is a window of Paenibacillus sp. E222 DNA encoding:
- a CDS encoding DoxX family protein, producing the protein MVTWLGLSAYFLIGLSHFSIEADIKIEQVRGKETMDITLWIIQIILAAGFVYSGWMKTIRIESSKKMWAWVDDVPKSLVVLIGIAELLGALGLVLPWALNIAPLLTPIAAMALAAVTFLGMLFHIRRSEYRELGVNLFFMVLALIVTFGRL
- a CDS encoding helix-turn-helix domain-containing protein codes for the protein MTVYCKFGTALDILTGKWKSLILLRLLSNSTMRFSELQKAIPDISKKMLAQQLKELEYHDIVHREVYAQVPPKVEYSITEYGQLMKPVLQTMSDWGAGHVQHMEKLHGEAGPNPSELRKIDSLG
- a CDS encoding ankyrin repeat domain-containing protein; this translates as MEFIYEDERLAMSVIQAIHTGDIPSLKQLLTQNPGLAKVKILERKPDNVDSDSRISRTLLHVVTDWPGHFPNGADTVRVLTRFGAEVNAPFVGPNIETPLHWAASSNDVQVLDALLDAGADIEAPGAVIAGGTPLDDAIAFAQWDAARRLVKRGATFALWHAAALGNIHALQEHFKGVQLPERYPWGTSTSPSPPDAVTVAFWCACHGGRRETAEYLLNRGAELNWIATWVGMTPLDTAKRHRWVELIPWLENQGAKSAGEIHR
- a CDS encoding phosphotransferase, encoding MMSNNHLTREELQGYVYNVFGSGYHITQSARIHGGAQKVIYKLDCKNGFTCMLYVWDISSNYFQEEILNEPTFHSAYGSEIFSLNTRFLAQHGIRTPTLYDLNNDRGRHAYDFALVEYVDGQKAEAYFQHKNHKDRDALFQRIRDMLSNMHNIQRNVYGNANDNRKKAEPCYKVKRLDAETALSYASRHMSDIRKNDERLLEKLYELEAAIQPRDLYSFIHGELGPDHIWIDSAMQPCLIDIDGAGFFDLEHEHSFLEFRFGKFYHHLKSNDLDPERMTFYRFCHHLSLISGGLKLLHRQFPDQQFARGLAEYHTRCAVQMLDQ
- a CDS encoding imm11 family protein, which codes for MNYYFLESQYPRRGFISGGTTFTPQLDMNYVAIENPLPEGTTAEVELLSSVRNLNVDYFETITGTRHVSDRFKTLLEETKTNTQFIPTTVCYHDGRSVEKTYWTAHQLDRLDVFDYERSEYGRKAVIAASVRQPPRKIVKVVSRICLHEEQIGEHEFFMLNYINIFKPIVSKDFYEVCRKHKLNLNVTAVGDVSP
- a CDS encoding TetR/AcrR family transcriptional regulator, translating into MPKIVDHEKMKNIIAEATWKIISEQGIHHATSRTIAKEAGLSQGALRHYFSKQESLLAFAMELVKEKVLTRLSNLNARELAPQERIVEYLLELVPTDEQTLLEMEVWFAFVSYGKTQKGFDSNYEDLQNAIRNCIMYLKNEGLLRTTDEEKEQEKLYAFMNGMALNLYLEPHKINRTRSKEMIQDYINWIIR
- a CDS encoding CPBP family intramembrane glutamic endopeptidase, whose amino-acid sequence is MNHQFKVMFPGWGKAIGLLCMIIIFAAVLWLVWTGNLNIRYTADREEVIPIWHSILPAFLGIFLIRMIPYESQSQDPSSYQQMEKKHLVVQSIVLLLSGVLFTAPLIMLDQHGLHFELYYLTFKLTTLLFIPLILLLVYRKMTGGQQDMISKKPRSRGHVIAPLIVIVVWCYLKFYSPIAQPEGAIEATNMTELLLLVLIGFMINSVLEEVFYRVWLQTRLEALLGRWPAILLVSILWSIWHVAIQGNGQWDVDVATVIANHGVTGLFLGYLWARYRRVWVIILIHGLLNASPYFLLQVLFH